tttttcttttattttccatccGAGGCAGCTTTTTGTCCCAACAAATGCGGTGAGTCCTGATTGAGGTAACCCCACCAATACCCAGCTCTTCCCCACTCCCCTTTCGGGGTCCCCGTGGTGTCTTCATTCTATGCGTTTGAAAAGTCCCGGGGTCTCCTTTCTGCACCTTGGACTTCTTAAGGGCGGGACGGCTACATTCGGTTTCCCCTCTGTAGGGAGCGGGTTTGGATCTTCCTTCCCGCATGGCTGCGTTCTAGCCCCGCCCCCGGTCAGACCCCGCCCCTCCCTTTTAGCCCCGCCTCTTAAAGGGCACGTACAAGCCTTGGGCCTGCCCCTTCAGGTATGCTACTGCAGACCCTGATCTGGTGCGAGGGCTGCGATAAGCAGATTCACGCCTGTCGGAAGTCCGTAAATTGCGGGGGTGAGAGAGGTGGATCCCGTGGGAGGGTGGGTGCGGCAGGGGCAGCGCcagaggagaggcaggaggggcCCCCAGCCCAGGGCCAGGGGACTTGGAGTGGGGGCGAGGAACCTTGAAGGAGTGCCCCGCAGTGAGCCCGCCCGATCTCCCCATCCTCAGATCGCCACATCAAAGTCTATCAAATGGAGGACATGATTCTGGACTGTGAGCTCAACTGGCATCACGTCTCCGAAGGCCTCACCGAATACAGATTTTTCAGGGTGGGGCCCCCCGACCCCTGTAACCCTTGAACTCCAAGTCCATCAGGCCTGCGTGAGCCCCCTGGTCTCCTGTAACGGTTGCCCGGCACCAtgccactccccccaccccatgaccCCTGACCTACCAGGTTTGACCTCTCCTGACCCCGGTGACCCCAAGCCCTTGACACCCTGGACTCCCACGTCCCCTACTGAGGTCCAGTGATCTCTCACCCCTGTGATCCCCCAACCCCTGAATCCCCCAGGCCTCTGTGACCCCTTGAGCTTGGGTCTAGGTTTGGGAGAACACGACTGAGACCTTGTTGTACGAGGGGAAAGAGCCCACCCTGACCAAGACCATGGTGGGGCCAGCGGACGAAGGCAAGTACCGCTGCGAGCTGGGCACTGTGATTTCCAGCCCAGCCACCATCATCTACTATCAGGTCAAAGGTCAGTGCTGCTGGGTGGAGAAAAGGGTGGCATTCAGAGCCCTGGGTGCTGGGGGTCAGCTTCTGGGCTGTGGACCCCCGGCCCGAGGGGCAGGGTCTCCCTCTGGCCAGGTTCCCGCGCCCAGGCAATCAGAGACGTGGTTTTAGCTCCTTAAGGGTAGgcgtggggtgaggtgggggaggggtgctgtcGCGCCCACGCAAGTCCGcccttcctcccccccccccacaatcTCTTATCAGTTTTGCCCAAAAGAGGGGCGGAGGAGGAACTGCTCCCGAAGCCCCCAACTTCGAGCGAGGACGATCTGGACGATGACCTCCTGGGCGGGAATATCTTGACGCGTCCCCATCGGTCCACCACCCCGCTCCAGCCGCTGACTCACCCCCCGAATCCCGAGAAGGTGCTGCGGGGCTGGATCCTGTGGCTGGCCATCGGGAGCTTCGCGGTGGTCATCGCGGGCATCGCGGCGGGGTGAGCCGCCCGCGGGCGGAGGCGTGGCGTGGAGGGAGGGGCGGGGCTTCCCACGGCCTCAGGCCCGAGGGGGTGGGTCCTACTcgggagggggcagaggggggCGAGGCTGGGGAGACTCACTAGCGGAAGGTCACATGTTGGGGACAAGGAGGGGTGCCCCTCAGCCCTCACCCTAACCGGGGTCCGTTATTTGCATTCCTCCCACACCCCCGGCCCAGGATGTTTTACCTTCAATCTCGGAAGGCGAGGTCTTCCTAAAAGCTCTCCCTGCTTAGCTTTGGCAAGGGGGGGAGGCTTAGCACCCCTAGGTGCCAAAGGAAAAGGTCACAGACTCAAGGAACCAATAAAGATTTATACTGTTGTCCAAGTTTCTGACTCACTCCTCCGGTAtgctcctgacttctggtttcccCAAGAGGAGAGGTCTGGGATGGGCTTCTGAGCAAGGAAGGGTGGGGGGGATCGGCCTGGGGACCGGGACTCCTGGGTCCCCGAGGGGAGCAACTGGCTGCGAAATGGTTCCAGAACCCTTGATAGGGCAGGGCCAGCCCTACCCAGATTTCCTCCCCCAGGCCTGGTCCGCTCACAGGACGCCCCCTCCCCGCTCTTCCTGCCGGGTTTCCTCTGGCCTTTTCCTGTCCCCCACCCAGTGCTGGGAGCTGGGGCAGAGGCAAAGGCTGAACAGGGGCGGTGGGATCAGGAGACAACGGAGCGGGGGCCTCCGGGTGCTGCCGGGACCCGAAGCAGGGTAAGAGCCAGGGTCCCAGGAGTCCCGGCCCCACCTCCCTCAGCCCTAAGCGTCCAGGCCCCCTCCGCCCTCAGTCCCGGGGATCCAGGCCCCGGGCCCTCCTCCCTCTGGCTCTGGAGTCCAGGACCCCCACACGCAGAGTGTCAGGAATTGGGGCCTTACCCACCTCCCCTTAGGGCCATGCTATCTGGTGACCGCAAAGAGGGCGGAAGCCCCCGCTTCGGGAAGCTCCATCTCCCGGTGGGCCTGTGGATCAACTCCCCCAGGAAGCAGCTGGCCAAGCTGGGGCGGCGCTGGCCCAGCGCTGCCTCTGTCAAGTGAGTGACCCCCTCCGTGGGCCTGCAGCTTCTGCCTCCCCACCCTCTGCGCCACTTATGACCCAGCCCCGGCACAGTGCAATGTCAGGGACCCCACCAGAGGCTTGCCCCCCACCCCGTTCCAGTCCTGAATGGGCGAGTGGTCCAGCTGCTGAGAGCTGGACCCAGGGACCGCAGGACGCCGAGGGGAAGCGCTGGGGCTGCGGGTGGGGGACAGGCCCGAAAGGCACCCGGATGGGGACACACAAGGAGCAGGGGCTTGGTTCACCTTCCTGCCCGCCCGGCCCACCTCTTGGAATTTCCTTCTGTGGGACTAacgtttatttattcattttctctccctctctttgtcTCCGCTCTCTCCCGCACTCCGTCCTGCCCGGGGTTGTCCGCCCTGTGGGTCTCTGTCCCCCTCTCTCCGCCTTGTCCCACCCCGCCgtctctgtcccccacccccgaCTCTGCGTCTTTCCGCCTCTTTCTCCTGCGTCCCTGTCGCCCCGCGGGCTCCCAGGTCTTCGTCGTCCGACACGGGGAGCCGCAGCAGCGAGCCgctgcccccgcccccgccgcacGTGGAGCTGCGGCGAGTGGGCGCGGTCAAGGCGGCCGGGGGGGCGTCGGGGAGCCGCGCCAAGCGCATCTCCCAGCTCTTCCGGGGCTCGGGGACCGGGACCACGGGGTCAGGCGGCGCAGGAGGCCCGGGGACCCCCGGGGGCGCGCAGCGCTGGGCCAGCGAGAAGAAGCTGCCGGAGCTGGCGGCGGGCGTGGCCCCCGAGCCCCCGCTGGCCGCCCGCGCCACGGCGCCCCCGGGGGTCCTCAAAATCTTCGGCGCGGGGCTGGCGTCGGGCGCCAACTACAAGAGCGTGCTGGCCACGGCGCGCTCCACGGCGCGCGAGCTCGTGGCCGAGGCGCTGGAGCGCTACGGGTTGGCGGGCAGCCCCGGCGGCGGCCCGGGCGACAGCGGCTGCGTGGACGCCTTCGCGCTCTGCGACGCGCTGGGCCGGCCGGCGGCGGGCGGCGCGGGCGGCGGCGAGTGGCGGGCGGAGCACCTGCGCGTGCTGGGCGACGCGGAGCGCCCGCTGCTGGTGCAGGAGCTGTGGCGGGCGCGGCCCGGCTGGGCGCGGCGCTTCGAGCTGCGCGGCCGCGAGGAGGCGCGCCGCCTGGAGCAGGAGGCCTTCGGGGCCGCGGACGGGGACGGTGAGCCAGTCTGCAGGGCCTGGGGGCGGGGCGGTGGGGCGGTGGGCGTGGTCAGGGGAGGGGCGGGCCCGAGGACTGGGTGGGTCCGTGGGTGGGGCGGGGCTTGGGTGGCTGACGGGTCGCGGCCCGTTTGTGGGTCGGGGCTGGGGAGGGTGTCCTAGAGTGGCTCCGGAGCGGGGTCGGTGACTGCAGTAGGGATTTCAGGCAGCCTCAGAGGAAGCTGGGAGCGTAGGGGCCCTGCGGGTTGGGAGCGGAGCCTGAGGGGCGTGTTTGAGGCGCCTAGGATGTGGGATGGGCGGGAGTCTCCGCGGTGCCAGCGTGTTGGCTGGAACGAGAGGCAGGAGGAGGACGCTGCCCGCTGGGGTATGGGCGGGGCCCGGGGAATGGGGCAGCGGGAGATTGTTGGGCAAGGCAGATGCATGGTTGCGTgggggcgcggggcgggggtCCTTGTAGCAGGAGGCAGCTCTGCGCGGTAAATTGACGGAGTTTGTAAGGGGTAGTGCTGTTGTGGGCGGGGCCTAGCAGGGGCGGGACCCGGAGAGGAGAATGTGCGCTGCTAGGTTTGGCTCTGGAGGGCCGGCGAGTGGGCGGAGCCTCAGAGGGGCGGGCCTGGGAGCTGGTGGCCTTAGACTGAGTTTGGTGAGAAGGGAGGGGCCCGGGACGGGGTTGAGGACAGCCGCGCATGGGAGAGGGAGGGGCTAGAGGAAGAAGTATTTGAAGAGGCCAGGCCTCTGAGAAGGCGGGGCCTGGAACACGAGGTGGCACTAATGGggaaatagcaagtgttggatgGTACCTGGCAGGGGTGCGGCCTGGCACATTTGGGACTAGGGGCTACTTGGGGAGCCCTCTAGCCTTTTTTCTGTTCTGAATCCCTCTTTGAGAGGTAGAGTGGTGTCATGGTTAAACCCATAGGCTTTGAACTCAGGCTGGAATTACAATCGTTCTTGGCCAGTTAACCTCAGCAAAACTCAACACGAGGATTCAGTGAGATGTGCATCTAAAGGGTTTCGCACAGAGCTGGCACATAGGAGGTCCTTAAGAAGGAATGTCGATTATACTCCAAAAGGCATttcctgagcacctactgtggAGCACCCATTATTTGGGGCCCTGGGGAACACAACAGGGACATCGACAAGCGAGGTCCCCGCCCTCCCAGATCCTATACTCAAGTGGTAAATACACCCGttcattcattcacctcattTCCTGTAGGAACTTATGTACACAGGGCCTGTGCTGGGTACTGAGGTCAGACAAAGCGCAGAACGTTGGGAGGTGCGGTCACCTGCCTCCGCTTGGAATGTCAGGGAAGATGTTCGGTAGGAGATGGTTTCTGTCCTAACGCCAGGGTCTTATCTGCTCACTGCGGAATCCCCTGTGCCTAGAAGAGTACCTGAcgcatagtaggtactcaataaatgcttgttgaaagaatgaatgaacttcTGAGGTGGGTAGGGTTCATGGAGGAAGTGTGTTCCAGCTAGCGGGAACAGCACATGCAAAAGCCCAAAGGTGGTAAGCAAGCTCACCTCTCTGTGGCCAATTCTTTTTCTCTGCGTCTGTTTGTCCCTCTGCGCCTCCTGCCCGCCTCTGTCGGCCTCACTGTTCTCCATTTCTCTCCGCAGGCACGGGCGCCCCCTCGTGGCGGCCTCAGAAGAACCGTTCGCGGGCGGCCTCGGGAGGGGCAGCACTGGCCAGTCCCAGCCCGGGGACTGGATCAGGGCCCCCGGCTGGGCCCGGGGGGAAGGAACGCTCGGAAAACCTGTCCCTGCGACGCAGCGTGTCAGAGCTCAGCCTGCAGGGTCGGCGGCGGAGGCAGCAGGAGCGGAGGCAACAGGCCCTGAGCATGGCCCCAGGGGCGGCTGATGCCCAAATCGGACCTGTGGACCCCGCCGACTTCGACCAGCTGACCCAGTGCCTCATCCAGGCCCCCAGCAACCGCCCCTACTTCCTGCTGCTCCAGGGCTACCAGGATGCCCAGGTAAGCTCCGCCTCCCTCACCCGGGGAGCCCTGTGTCCCACCCATCGATTAAGGGCGACAAGACTACAACTCCCAGAATGCCCCTTGTTCGCGCCTGCCTCAGGATCGCTGGGAGGCGTGGCCCCAGCCAGGTTCCAGAGAGGAGGGGGCATGGAGAGTAGATGGTTAAGAAAGATTCCACTGGAGGGACATATAGGCAGTGGTTCAGTTCATTCAAAGTTGAGGGAAAGCCTTGTCGTAGTCATGGGAGAGTCCACTGTATAAAGGAGATCCCCTTGGAGGGGCCTATTTCTTGTGGGGGCATCATTGGAGAGTCCATCTTCTGGGGGAGGGGGGTCACTGGGGATTTTGTTAGAAACAAACATATATTTTCTTGGGGGGAATGGACTAATCCATTTCCTAAAGGAGATGGTTTACTTGGGAATGATTTGACCATTGTTGATGGGGACAGGTGATACTAATATTTCAAAGTTTATACTTATTTGAGTGACAGTAGAACTTATTTAAGCCTTAAGGAGCAGAGAGGAAGAAATGATAGGGGATTTGAGGGGGTGGGATCAGTGggaaattattatattaataggaaaataatgtattattgcaaatattcatttattttcaatgatTGGAGGAGTCATCCTTATTTTGTTGTCCATCTTCTTTGGGTAACAGTGGTACAAGCGGGAAGTAATGGGAGAGCCACTTTAAAAGAAGGTAGagcttattggacatttctatttttAGTGCCAGAAAGGGATCCAGATGAGTTGGGTGGTTTGGCTGTGTATATGGGTCAGAGGATATGACTCTCTACTTAGGGAAGAGTTTGCAGGGAAGGATTCATTCCTTCCTGTGAAGGCAAGAGGGATTGGGGAAGGCGGGGGCGAGCTCCTTGTAGGAAAGTGTTTACATATATTGTAGCAGCCCATTCCTCCAGACAAGGTTGGGGATCTATTTTGGGAAGGGGGTTACATTGGAAGGATTCATTCTTTTAGGTAGGAGTATGGGAGTGTTTATTATGAGAATTGGAGGAAACATTGCAAACATCTATGTCTTgaggtggtgttttagttttccttgattgctcaagcaaatgccatgcaatggattggcttaaacaatgggaacttactAACTCAAGCTTTTGAGGTTAAGAGAAGGTCCAGATCAAGGTATTATCACTGCTGTGCTTTCTTGCCAAAGACTGACGTTCTGCAGCTGATTGTCagtaatccttggctcctctgctatGGGGATGCACATGGCAGACTCTCCTGGACTCTCTATTCTCTTCCCATTTCTGTTgaattcagcttcttgcttcccaagGTTTTCTCGGTGTCtgatttcattccatttacaaaggtctccagtaataggatcaaGACCTATTCTGTTtgaattgggccacaccttaattgaaataaccttatcaaaaggtcctacttgcaatgggtttacacccGCAGGAAtagattatatttaagaacatgttttttctgagaGTATGtacagctccaagccaccacagatAGGACCCATGAGAAACTCCTTTATAAGAAGGAGGCTTCATTGGAAGTGTCCATATCTTTGGTAGAGGGGAGCAGGAGTAATAGAATCTGTTGTGGAGAGGAATTTCATTGGAGTCTATTCCCATTTCGTTGTGGTCAAAATATGAGAGTGTACCATAGGTCTGTGGAAGCATCCTTTCCTGGGATAAGCAACAGGGGAGCCCATCATAGGGGGTTCATGTATATTGGACTATTCCATTTCTTCAGAGTTGAAGAACAGGATATGCTGCTTTAAGAGGGTGGGAAAATTGGAAGTGTACATTTTCTAGAGGGGCAGATAAGCAAATCTTAGGAAGGGGTCTCTTGGAAATGTCCATTCATGGGGGTGGGGATAATGGGAGAGTCCAATATAGGAAGGGATTTATGTGTATGAGGATGTTTATTCTCTCAGGCATGGATGGAGATCAGAGGGTCAATTTCAGCAAGTGGGTCAGACGTCCCTTTTTGAAGGATGGGATAGGAGTCTGTTTTTAGGAAGGGATCGTCTCGGAAGCATTCCTTCACTAGGTGGATGAAATGGGACACTCCCTTAGAAGAAGAGGAAAGGGTCTCTTTGAAAGTGTATATACAATGGAGTTATATGAAGGAGAGTTCCTTGAAGGTGTTCTTCCTTGGGATGGGAATATTGAAAGTATCCACAGATGGAAGGAATATTTGGAATCTTCCATCATGAGATTAAGGCCAATAAGTGAGTCCATTGTTGAGAATATGTCTTCTTAGAAGTGCGTTCACCAtgggatgaaaagaaaatgagagagtcCATTGTAGAAAGATCTCCTTGAAAGTGTACATTCTTGGGGCAGAGCTAATGGTAGAAACCTTTGCTCTGTGGTGGGGAGCAGGGGAGCGTCTTTAAAGGTATCCATGTCTTGGTATGGGAATATTGAAAGACTATTATTGGAAGGGGAAATATCTTTGGAAGCCTACCTCACAAGGGTGGGAAAATGGGCAAGTAGGAAAACACCTTGGAAGTAAGCCCATCATGGGATACGAAAATGTGAAAACTCACTGAAGAAAGTCTCCTTGTGAATTTCCATTCTTTGAGGGTGTGGGTAGTGTACATTTTCTAGAGGGGCAGATAAGCAAATCTTAGGAAGGGGTCTCTTGGGAATATCCATTCATGGGGGTGGGGATAATGGAAGAGTCCAATATAGGAAGGGATTTATGTGTATGAGGATGCTTATTCTCTCAGGCATGGATGGAGAACAGAGGGTCAATTTCAGCAAGTGGGTCAGACGTCAGTTTTATTAATTGGGGTATCCTTGGAAGCACCATTGCTTGGGCTGGATATTATAGGCAAGTCCACTGCTTAGAAAAGGCCATTCTGAGGAGGTGAGATGATGAGGAAGTCCCTGTAGAAGGGAGAGCTCTCTGGAAGCATCCATTCTTAGGAGGGAAATAGTAGaattcatgttgagaagggggcTTCCTTGTAAGTATCCAGTCTTTGGAATGGGTGTAATGGAACAGTCTACCATAGGAAGTGGGTACGCCTTCCAAAACCTGGCTTGGCGGGGAAGGAGTGGCAATTGGAGAGTTCTTTGAGATCCCAGGATCTCAGAAGGGTTCATCCATAGGAGATGGGGTATGGGAGAGGAATCTCTTTGGAGGCGCGCCCGCTGCTCATGGAGGGGTGTCCTAAGTGCATCTTCACCCTCGCGCAGGACTTTGTGGTGTACGTGATGACGCGGGAGCAGCACGTGTTCGGTCGTGGCGGGAACTCGTCGGCCCGCGGAGGGTCCCCAGCCCCCTACGTGGACACGTTCCTCAGCGCCCCGGACATCCTGCCGCGTCACTGCACGGTGCGCGCGGGTCCTGAGCCCCCGGCCATGGTGCGCCCATCCCGGGGCGCCCCTGTCACGCACAACGGGTGCCTCCTGTTGCGGGAGGCCGAGCTTCACCCGGGTGACCTGCTGGGGCTGGGCGAGCACTTCCTGTTTATGTACAAGGACCCCCGCACCGGGGGTTCGGGCTCCGCGCGACCGCCCTGGCTGCCCGCGCGCCCCGGGGCCGCGCCGCCGGGCCCAGGCTGGGCCTTCTCGTGCCGTCTGTGCGGCCGCGGCCTGCAGGAGCGCGGCGAGGCGCTGGCCGCCTACCTGGACGGCCGCGAGCCGGTGCTGCGCTTCCGGCCGCGCGAGGAGGAGGCGCTGCTGGGCGAGATAGTGCGCACCGCGGCCTCGGGCGCCGGGGACCTGCCGTCGCTCGGGCCCGCCACGCTGCTGGCGCTGTGCGTGCAGCATTCGGCTCGAGAACTGGAGCTCGGCCACCTGCCCCGCCTGCTGGGCCGCCTGGCCCGTCTCATCAAGGAGGCCGTCTGGGTGAGCGACCCCGGCCCCGCCTGCGCCCCAAGTCCCTTCCaggcctcccctccccaccttcaGCTGCAGATTCTTAGACGCGCGGGATACGGGGGCCCTGGGACACTGAGCAAGCAGAAATCCTGGGGATGTGGTTTCATCCTCCAGGGCGGGAGGGGGCGGGAACTGTCTTTAGAGCTTTGGGGTTATGGGAGACCCTTTTCGGACCCGGTTGTGGGAAGGTGAGGGGAGAGCCCACGTTGGAAGGCCCCATTGTGAGAGGGGAGGCCCGTGATAGCGGGCAAGACCATTCTGGGAGGCGGAGGGGAGAAGAAGCCCATTGGGCCTACAGGTGGAAGTGCCAGAGACCAACCATTCAGAGCCTGGGAAAAGAAAGGTGTCATCCCACTGAGCTAGGGCCTAGTCTGAGAGAACATTTAAGGAGTTTACTGAGGGTGAGAAGAAACTGCACCTGAGCAGAAGAGGGCTTGAGGGAGGTAGGCCACTCATAATCAGGCATGTGGGATGAGTTCCTCTTTAAacggtaaaaagagagagaggccattgGAAAGATCCTGGGTAGAGTCCACTTGAAGAGTGGCGCAAGACTCCGTGGAAAAAAAAGAGGTGCTTCTAGAAAAATCAAGCCCTTTTCCTCTCCCTGATGGACCCTCACCCTAATTTCCATGTCACTGTTCCACAGGAAAAGATTAAGGAAATTGGAGACCGTCAGCCAGAGAAGTAAGAGAAATCCAGGGGAAggaaggtggggagggaggcaggggtcTGGATTTGCATCCAGTTCTGGGTTCACACATCCATGCATATCCTAGGGCTTGGCCCTGCTCCTCCTTCAGACTCAACTTTTCCAGCTGTGGGGTTTGGTCTCAGGCTCCAACTTAGACACACATCTCTGAGTTTGAACATTAACGGTGGAGGTAAGGCAGAGATTATAAGTCCTTGCCTCCTTCGCCAGCCACCCAGAGGGGGTCCCTGAGGTGCCCCTGACCCCCGAGGCTGTTTCGGTGGAGCTGCGGCCTCTCATGCTGTGGATGGCCAACACCACGGAGCTGCTGAGCTTTGTGCAGGAAAAGGtgctggagatggagaaggaagctGACCAGGAGGGTGAGCTGTGACCCAGGCTGGGACCTGTCCAAGCCCCCTGCCACTCTCTACCCTTAGGGTCCAGGCCTCCTGCCTGCCAGCCCCTGGTTCTCCCTCTCACCCCCAGGCCTGTCCTCAGACCCACAGCTCTGCAATGACTTGGAATTATGTGACGAGGCCATGGCCCTCTTGGATGAGGTCATCATGTGTACCTTCCAGCAGTCTGTCTACTACCTCACCAAGGTTGGCCCCTTGCTTCCTGTTTGACCTAAAGTCACTTCCTGTTTGAACTGTATCTTGTGACTCTAATGTCACTTCCTATTTGACCCAGCAACACTTCCTGCTTCTCTGATATCACTTCCCCTTTCACCCCAGAACTTTGTTGTTCTGACATCATTTCCTTTTGAGCTCAAGTCACTTCTTGCCTTTCTGGCTTTTCTTTGAATCTCTACAGCCATCACCTCTTGCCAGGCTCACCCCACTCTCTGGTTATACCACCATTACTGGTCTCCAGCTCCCATTTTCTCAGTCCACTTTTGGTGTCACTGACAAGCTATATATATTGGTGAAATGCCTATGGTGTCCCAGGTGCTGTCATTGAAACTAAAGGTTCTCATTTATCAGGCCTTACTTCCTGTGTTTGCTGACCTTACTTCCTGTAGCTCAGAATTCACTCCTTTTTCTGAGCCACAGACTTTTTTCTCCCTGGAGTCCCTTCCTGCAGGACATGCT
The genomic region above belongs to Tamandua tetradactyla isolate mTamTet1 chromosome 16, mTamTet1.pri, whole genome shotgun sequence and contains:
- the IZUMO1 gene encoding izumo sperm-egg fusion protein 1 isoform X1; the protein is MDRDFSPFSVPLLWTWGGRPLPGALRGLDAQAAMGPPLPLLVAALAGCLLPAWGCVICDQSVLTALKSLETDYLPSHLSASVRENVMKRIEDTLRDFKDLPLDEDSYMGAVDEPTLQKAAWSFLKDLKRITDSGVKDELFVKEIFWMLHLQKEVFSRYAAQFLKEAFCPNKCGMLLQTLIWCEGCDKQIHACRKSVNCGDRHIKVYQMEDMILDCELNWHHVSEGLTEYRFFRVWENTTETLLYEGKEPTLTKTMVGPADEGKYRCELGTVISSPATIIYYQVKVLPKRGAEEELLPKPPTSSEDDLDDDLLGGNILTRPHRSTTPLQPLTHPPNPEKVLRGWILWLAIGSFAVVIAGIAAGMFYLQSRKARSS
- the IZUMO1 gene encoding izumo sperm-egg fusion protein 1 isoform X2; the protein is MGPPLPLLVAALAGCLLPAWGCVICDQSVLTALKSLETDYLPSHLSASVRENVMKRIEDTLRDFKDLPLDEDSYMGAVGKGRTERSLLGPGEGEVPGQDEPTLQKAAWSFLKDLKRITDSGVKDELFVKEIFWMLHLQKEVFSRYAAQFLKEAFCPNKCGMLLQTLIWCEGCDKQIHACRKSVNCGDRHIKVYQMEDMILDCELNWHHVSEGLTEYRFFRVWENTTETLLYEGKEPTLTKTMVGPADEGKYRCELGTVISSPATIIYYQVKVLPKRGAEEELLPKPPTSSEDDLDDDLLGGNILTRPHRSTTPLQPLTHPPNPEKVLRGWILWLAIGSFAVVIAGIAAGMFYLQSRKARSS
- the RASIP1 gene encoding ras-interacting protein 1; the encoded protein is MLLTSGFPKRRGLGWASEQGRVGGIGLGTGTPGSPRGATGCEMVPEPLIGQGQPYPDFLPQAWSAHRTPPPRSSCRVSSGLFLSPTQCWELGQRQRLNRGGGIRRQRSGGLRVLPGPEAGAMLSGDRKEGGSPRFGKLHLPVGLWINSPRKQLAKLGRRWPSAASVKSSSSDTGSRSSEPLPPPPPHVELRRVGAVKAAGGASGSRAKRISQLFRGSGTGTTGSGGAGGPGTPGGAQRWASEKKLPELAAGVAPEPPLAARATAPPGVLKIFGAGLASGANYKSVLATARSTARELVAEALERYGLAGSPGGGPGDSGCVDAFALCDALGRPAAGGAGGGEWRAEHLRVLGDAERPLLVQELWRARPGWARRFELRGREEARRLEQEAFGAADGDGTGAPSWRPQKNRSRAASGGAALASPSPGTGSGPPAGPGGKERSENLSLRRSVSELSLQGRRRRQQERRQQALSMAPGAADAQIGPVDPADFDQLTQCLIQAPSNRPYFLLLQGYQDAQDFVVYVMTREQHVFGRGGNSSARGGSPAPYVDTFLSAPDILPRHCTVRAGPEPPAMVRPSRGAPVTHNGCLLLREAELHPGDLLGLGEHFLFMYKDPRTGGSGSARPPWLPARPGAAPPGPGWAFSCRLCGRGLQERGEALAAYLDGREPVLRFRPREEEALLGEIVRTAASGAGDLPSLGPATLLALCVQHSARELELGHLPRLLGRLARLIKEAVWEKIKEIGDRQPENHPEGVPEVPLTPEAVSVELRPLMLWMANTTELLSFVQEKVLEMEKEADQEDPQLCNDLELCDEAMALLDEVIMCTFQQSVYYLTKTLYSTLPALLDSNPFTAGAELPGPGAELGAMPPGLRPTLGVFQAALELTSQCELHPDLVSQTFGYLFFFSNASLLNSLMERGQGRPFYQWSRAVQIRTNLDLVLDWLQGAGLGDIATEFFRKLSMAVNLLCVPRTSLLKASWSSLRTDHPTLTPTQLHHLLSHYQLGPGRGPPPAWDPPPAERDAVDTGDIFESFSSHPPLILPLGSSRLRLTGPVTDDALHRELRRLRHLLWDLEQQELPANHRHGPPVATPP